One stretch of Elephas maximus indicus isolate mEleMax1 chromosome 22, mEleMax1 primary haplotype, whole genome shotgun sequence DNA includes these proteins:
- the MRPL40 gene encoding 39S ribosomal protein L40, mitochondrial, with translation MAAAALGSVVRALRPTSWLLGSWQTQIRDTHQRASLLSFWELIPMRAEPLRKRKKVDPRKDQAAKDRLKKRIRRLEKASQELIPIEDFITPVKLLDKARQRPQVELSFEEAERRALLLKKWSLYKQQEHEMERDAIRSLLKAQQEALQELHLTSPELHAEAIKRDPSLLPFEREGPHYTPPVPNYQPPEGRYNDITKVYTQVEFKR, from the exons ATGGCTGCCGCTGCGCTGGGATCTGTGGTGCGCGCTCTGCGCCCGACAAGCTG GCTTCTGGGGAGTTGGCAGACTCAGATTAGAGACACCCACCAGCGAGCTTCTTTGCTGTCCTTCTGGGAACTCATTCCAATGAG AGCAGAACCTCTTCGAAAGAGGAAGAAGGTAGATCCTAGAAAAGACCAAGCAGCAAAGGACCGTTTGAAGAAGAGGATCCGACGACTGGAAAAAGCTAGCCAAGAACTAATTCCCATTGAAGATTTTATTACCCCCGTGAAGCTTTTAGATAAAGCAAG ACAGCGGCCTCAGGTAGagctctcctttgaggaggctgAGAGAAGAGCTCTGCTTCTGAAGAAGTGGTCCCTGTACAAACAGCAAGAGCATGAGATGGAGAGGGACGCCATCAGGTCCCTGCTCAAGGCCCAGCAGGAAGCTCTGCAGGAGCTGCACCTCACATCTCCAGAGCTCCATGCAGAGGCCATCAAGCGGGACCCCAGCCTGCTCCCTTTTGAGAGGGAAGGGCCGCATTACACACCACCGGTCCCTAACTACCAGCCCCCTGAAGGCAGGTACAACGACATCACCAAGGTATACACACAGGTGGAGTTCAAGAGATAA
- the C22H22orf39 gene encoding UPF0545 protein C22orf39 homolog, translating into MADGGGNWRPPRPCEAYRAEWKLCRSARHLLHHYYVHGERPACDQWLRDLASCHEWEKRRSAEAQQSLCESERARVQAARKHALVWSLRRSPPADWHLPLPQDEKDE; encoded by the exons ATGGCCGACGGCGGCGGGAACTGGCGG CCGCCCCGACCCTGCGAAGCCTACCGCGCCGAGTGGAAACTCTGCCGCAGCGCAAGGCACCTTCTGCATCACTATTACGTCCACGGCGAGCGGCCGGCCTGCGACCAGTGGCTCCGCGACCTGGCCAGCTGCCACGAGTGGGAGAAACGCCGCAGCGCCGAGGCCCAG CAATCCCTCTGTGAGAGCGAGCGGGCCCGAGTCCAGGCTGCACGGAAGCACGCCCTGGTGTGGTCCCTGAGGCGGAGCCCCCCTGCAGACTGgcacctccctctgccccaggatGAGAAAGACGAGTGA
- the UFD1 gene encoding ubiquitin recognition factor in ER-associated degradation protein 1 isoform X2 has translation MTVIMPPSALDQLSRLNITYPMLFKLTNKNSDRMTHCGVLEFVADEGICYLPHWMMQNLLLEEGGLVQVESVNLQVATYSKFQPQSPDFLDITNPKAVLENALRNFACLTTGDVIAINYNEKIYELRVMETKPDKAVSIIECDMNVDFDAPLGYKEPERQVPHEESTDGEADHSGYAGELGFRAFSGSGNRLDGKKKGVEPSPSPIKPGDIKRGIPNYEFKLGKITFIRNSRPQVKKVEEDEAGGRFVAFSGEGQSLRKKGRKP, from the exons GCCGACTTAACATCACCTATCCCATGCTGTTCAAACTGACCAACAAGAATTCGGACCGCATGACGCACTGCGGTGTGCTGGAGTTTGTGGCCGACGAGGGCATCTGCTACCTCCCGCACTGG aTGATGCAGAATTTGCTGTTGGAAGAAGGGGGCCTGGTTCAGGTGGAGAGTGTCAACCTTCAAGTAGCCACATACTCCAAATTCCAGCCTCAGAGTCCTGACTTCCTGGACATCACCAACCCCAAAGCAGT ATTAGAAAATGCATTGAGAAACTTTGCCTGTCTGACCACTGGGGATGTGATTGCCATCAACTACAATGAGAAG ATTTACGAACTGCGGGTGATGGAGACCAAACCTGACAAAGCTGTGTCCATCATTGAGTGTGACATGAAT GTAGACTTTGATGCTCCCTTGGGCTACAAAGAACCCGAAAGACAAGTCCCGCATGAGGAGTCAACA GATGGCGAAGCTGACCACAGCGGCTATGCTGGAGAGCTGGGCTTCCGT GCCTTCTCCGGCTCCGGGAATAGACTGGATGGAAAGAAGAAAGGCGTAGAGCCCAGCCCCTCCCCAATCAAGCCCGGAGACATTAAAAG AGGGATTCCCAATTACGAATTTAAACTTGGTAAGATCACTTTCATCAGGAATTCACGTCCACAGGTCAAAAAGGTTGAAGAG GATGAAGCTGGAGGCAGATTCGTTGcattttctggagaaggacagtcATTGCGTAAAAAGGGAAGAAAGCCATAA